From a region of the Gemmatimonas sp. genome:
- a CDS encoding HupE/UreJ family protein gives MLSELYSFAVLGFQHIVALDAFDHVLFLLVLAAIYRGRDWRQVLWVISAFTVGHSITLALAVTDVLVLPPGIVEFLIPLTIVATGIENIVQRERAAQGLFSRHRVVFAAAFGLVHGAGFAGYLRSLFLDSIAVPLVGFNLGIEAGQIVVLAATAVLFRVVDGGLSAALPSRDPFPLRLTAVSLGVSLVATGWAWQRFPQ, from the coding sequence ATGCTCTCCGAACTGTACAGCTTCGCCGTGCTGGGCTTTCAGCACATCGTCGCTCTCGATGCGTTCGATCATGTACTGTTCCTGCTGGTGCTGGCGGCGATCTACCGTGGTCGCGACTGGCGTCAGGTGCTGTGGGTGATCAGTGCCTTCACCGTCGGCCACTCGATTACGCTGGCGCTGGCGGTCACCGACGTGTTGGTGCTGCCGCCGGGTATCGTCGAGTTTCTGATTCCCCTCACGATCGTGGCCACCGGCATCGAGAACATCGTGCAGCGCGAGCGCGCGGCGCAGGGCCTCTTCTCGAGGCATCGCGTGGTGTTCGCGGCAGCATTCGGCCTGGTGCACGGGGCCGGCTTTGCGGGGTACCTGCGCAGCCTGTTCCTCGATTCCATCGCGGTGCCGCTCGTGGGATTCAACCTCGGCATCGAGGCCGGACAGATCGTCGTGCTCGCCGCGACAGCAGTGCTCTTTCGCGTGGTGGACGGCGGATTGTCCGCTGCATTGCCGTCGCGTGACCCGTTCCCGCTGCGGCTTACCGCGGTGTCACTGGGCGTCTCGCTCGTCGCCACCGGTTGGGCGTGGCAACGGTTCCCGCAATGA
- a CDS encoding DUF6702 family protein: MKRLAAVLVMSVGVATTAHAHAIHTTHTTVTADAKGYMLTVRAFADDLSASVARFSGRTPPADSSVRVPELVAYATARLGPTSAAGVRLALQSCGVKRVQDAYVLCFRIATTPRTVPLRLGNQMLAELHADQVNIVQCDVAGSRRTNLFTRGRAAKDIVERGVCAAS; the protein is encoded by the coding sequence ATGAAGCGCTTGGCGGCCGTGCTCGTGATGAGTGTTGGCGTCGCGACGACGGCGCATGCCCACGCCATTCACACCACGCACACCACCGTGACCGCCGACGCGAAGGGGTACATGCTCACGGTGCGGGCATTCGCTGACGACTTGTCGGCATCGGTGGCTCGCTTCAGCGGACGTACGCCTCCGGCCGATTCGTCGGTGCGGGTGCCTGAACTGGTGGCCTATGCGACGGCACGTTTAGGACCGACGAGCGCCGCCGGGGTGCGTCTCGCGCTGCAGTCCTGCGGCGTGAAGCGCGTGCAGGACGCCTACGTGCTGTGCTTCCGGATAGCCACCACCCCGCGCACCGTCCCGCTGCGGCTGGGCAATCAGATGCTGGCCGAGCTACATGCTGATCAAGTCAACATTGTGCAGTGCGATGTAGCCGGCAGTCGCCGCACCAATCTGTTCACGCGCGGTCGCGCGGCGAAGGACATTGTCGAACGTGGGGTGTGCGCGGCGTCATAG